CAATTTGAAATTGTTACGTTTGACCCATAACTCGTTACAGAACCAAAAAATCCACCAATATAATTTCCTGAAACTGAACCTTTAGAATAACAATTTTTAATTAACCAGGGGCTTGATACATCTCCTATCATTCCTCCTGCTGAATTTCCACTAATAGAAACATCGGTATAACAATTTTCGATTGATCCATTTGTTGACCAACCAATAAGACCTCCACATCTCATACTATTGGCTTTAACTGAACCGGTTACAAAACAATTTTGTATCATATTGCTAAAGCTAGTCCCAATAAGTCCACCAACCTCTTCTTTACCAGTAATATCTACATTTACTAAGCCTATATTTTCAAAGTTACCATTTAAAGTATTGCCAAACATACCCACATATAAATCATGATACTGATCGACTATCCCGTCTTCAGGTCTATTTATGTATAAATTGCTAATTGTGTGATAATTACCATAATAAGACCCTTTAAATATTGTGTAGTAATTTCCAATAGGTGAAAAACCTCTAGGTTTATTTGTTATGAATCCACTACCATCAACATTTAAAGATCCATCATTATTTACGAATCCCCAAAATCTTGAAGTTTTAGCATCAATATCTTGAGTTTGAGTATATAAATTTATATTCCCCCATGTAGCACTATTTTCAGTAAACCAAACTAAATTTTGTAGATTATTGATCTCTTTTGGACTTCCAATAGGTTCAATACCATACCCTTGAAGAGTTCTTAGGATTGGATATCCTCCAAAAGTTGTTGATGCTGACATTGCCCAGTCTGTTTCATCTGTACCAAAATCCCAATCTACAAATGTATTTATATTTTTAAGATCAGAAGTTGATTTAGCCACTCCACCAAAAGAAGAGTATAATCCTGATAACTGAGCATTCCAAAAACAATTATTAATTGTACCACCAAAATTAAATCCATTAAACCCACCTGTTGATGTCAAATCGTTGGTAAAATTGATAAATGATGAAGTGTAGCAATTTGAGATTACGCCACTATTCGTTCCTACAAAACCACCATGCATAAAAGCACCCCATACTCGACCAATAGAAAAGCTATTTTCTATGTCCCCCAAATTATGACCAACAAATCCTCCTGAATAATAGTTCCCATGAACATTACCCATAAATGAACTGTTCTTTACTGCTCCATAATTTATACCAACCAGACCACCAACAAATTGTACTTCTGCTGCAAAACCACCTTGACCTATCCCATAGTCTGTATCACCAACTACATGACAATTTTCTATAGTACCTCTGTTATATCCAACCAACCCTCCAATATATTGAAGAGTACCTCCTATATTTTTTACAGAAAGAAATAAATTTTCAATTTTAAAACTTAAACCGGTACTTCCAAATAATCCAAGGAATTTATGATTGTAATAAATTCCATCAATTTCAACATATTGAATATATAAACCAATAATAAAGTTGTTTCCTCCATCAACATTGCCAAAAAAAGAATCAAAACTATCAGGATCTTCATTTACATTTGTACCAATAGGAATCCAACCACGGCCATCGATGTACCCTGGATTCCCAACAGATAAATACTCAGTAAGATCAATATCATTTATGATCTTGAAATATTTATCTGAATTAGCACTCCCCAAATAATTGTTTAGCGATGCTAATTGTTCTGGTGTCGAAACTTGCCAAGGATCTAACTCCGTGCCAAAACCTCCAGCAAATTGAGCATTCAACGAAAATGTTACTAGCAGCACAATACACAAAGTACTTAACCTTGAGAAATTGAATTTCATAATCCCCTCATATTTAGTTGAATTCAATTTATCATACCTTGAATTATATTTTATGTAACTCTTGTTATGAAAAATTTGTTTGCAATTTATTACTAATTCATGCAAAAGTCAACAAGAGTTATTCAAACATACATGCTATTAAAAATAGTAATGATTCTAATACATGCTTATCTTTGATGCTGTGCTCATGTTTTTTATAATATTCATCATACTTTAAAATACCAGAAAAAACAAAAAAAGACCGGATTCCTCCGGTCTTTTATCAAAATATCTACGATCATTTCCTAGAATGATTCTGCACAATCGGTAATCTTTACTTTTTCAGAAACTATGTAAGAAGGAACAGCAGCAGCAACTGGTGATCTTCTTCCATAAGTATTAGAAAGATTTACACTTACCATTTTTGATGATATTACTTTTACTTTACCAAAAACACTGGCAAAAGAATCAGTAATTCTTGATGAGAAAATAGGTCCTTTTACTTCGCCATCTTCAATAAGAACCGCATTAAATCTGGAACTACCAGTAAATATACCTTTGTTTGGATTAGGTAAATTTATGTAGTGAAGTGCTGGAATAAATAATACTTTACCCATTCCTTTAACTTCATCTTTAATACATTCAGCTCCAGATCCAGTCATCATGGTAATACTTGTACCATTAACATTTTGTGAAGTAACTTGTTTACCATATTTTGCAGCTGTAGTAGAATCATAGATTAGGTTCGAAAATTTTCCATTCTCAATCAAAGGAAATTCATTTCTCTTTAAACCGAAAAGGTCAAAAGCGAATTTGTATGTAAGATCATTGTCTGGTTTATCAGTAATTGTAATATTCTCTCCAAGGATAACATCACCAAAATTTTTACCAGCAGTCCATCCTCTTTTCTCTTCATAACCTGCACCACTTAAGCCAGTCCAAATTGCCATTTCCATAACTTCAGCAAGAGCCTGTGCTCCAAGAACTACAGTGTATTCGCCTGGAGTAATGTAATTACCTTCATATTTCTCATATATTTCAGATAATTTAGAAAATTCAGCAACAGTTGCATCTACACAGAAATCAGATTTTCTGTACCCAGTTTGACTACTGGAAAGTTCCCATCTTTTTTCAGGATGCTTTAAAACTACATTAAATAATTGATCTGTACCTCTTCTGTAAACCTCATTCTCATTAGCTGTAGTCATCATGAAATACTCAGTTGATCCACTTGACCACGAGCCAGAAAAATTGTAGTGATTACCAATTTTGTCAAAAATCTGCTTATAACCTTCAGCTTTAAAAGAAGGATCTAAATTTTCCAATGCTTCGTCATACTGATCTTCTTGAATTACAGTCTCTTCGATTTTAGCAAAAATCGGTTGATAAGATTTTTCATTAGCAACTTCTGCTTTTTGCACTGCCAATTCCAGAGCTTCTCTCACATATTCTTCACTAATTACTTCACCAAGTTGAGTATGAGAACCTTGTCTTTTACCGTTAATAATCTCAATATCCAGCCTTGTAAGCTCTTCAGAAGTCGATAAGGAAACTGAGTTATTTCCAATTCTCATAAGATGGCTTTTTTCATGGTGATAAAGAAAACTTGCCTGAATTCCTTTTGCTGCAGCTTCATTTCTAATTCTGCGTAATATATCTTTAACTTTACTTTCCATAATTATTCCTTTTCTCCGGTAATTACATTATCAAATTTCACAACCGGAATACCGTGTCCAAGTTGCATTACCTGATTAGGTTCACCTTTACCGCAATTATTAACCTGACCAACCATCCAGGTTCTCTCATCACCTACTGCAGAAAGATTATTGTAGAACTCAATTGTATGTCCCTGATAAGTAGGATTTTTAAGAATTCTGGTTCTCTTTCCATCTTTAATTTCCCATGCGATTTCACAACCAAAATGGAAGTGCTCTCTATTAGAACCTATTGACCAAGAAACTGGATTATCAACAACAATACCATTTTCAGTATTAGCAATGATATCTTCTAAAGTACCATCATTACCTGGCTCAATATTTACATTTGTCATACGATCAATTGGAGCTCTGTAGAATGCAGTAGCCCTCGCAGCTCCACCACTTTCAGTAAATACTTGACGACCAGCTCTTTCATTTGCTTCGTTAATCATTGCTCTTGAAGTTAAACAATTAACAAGTTTACCTTTTTCAATCAGCATATAATTTCTTTCAGGAGATCCTTCATCGTCAAAACCAAATGAACCTGGAGAATTTTCTATTCCACCAAAAGCACTAACATTAAGTTTCTCGCTACCATATTGTAGTTTACCGAATGAATCAAGATTTACAAATGAACCACCAGCGTAAGATAATTCATAACCTAATATTCTATCTAATTCAAGAGGGTGACCAATAGTTTCGTGAACTTGCAAGTAACCCTGTCCAGGAAGAAGAATTACCGATCTTTTGCCATATTCTAAAGAATCAGCTTTAATAAGTTGAGACAATTCTGATTTAATTCTATCTGCATGACCTGCAAATAGTTCAGGATTCGTAAGCATTTCCCAACCTCTAGTGCCTTTACCAGTAGTGAAAAGCTCACAACTTCTTTCCTGAATTTGACCATCAGAATCTAAAGCCATAATTGACATTGAAGCGAAAGTATTGGATAAATCTCTTTCAAATTCAGTGCCCTCACTATTAAAGAAATGTACTTTTTTCTTCTGGAAATTTGCCATAGCATATCTTCTGACAATCCAATCTTCCTTAATCTGATTGTCTAGATTAACAAGAAAATCAAGTTTGTCTTTAAGAGGAACTGTAAAAGGATCTATCTCAACTGGAGATTTGAAAGCAGATTTGTGAGCAGGTTTTTTACCCATGGAAAGAGGTACTTTAACAAGTTTTGATGCTGTGGAAGAATTTTGGTAAGCTCTATCAAAGCAGGATTCTACATCAAGTAAATTACTTGTTGCAGCAAACCCCCAAGCTCCACCAAAAAGGACTCTAACACCAACTCCACATTCGTAGGTAGTATCATTTCCTTCAAGATTACCATCATAGATCACAAGAGTTTCACTATTATCCGCCTCATGGAATCTAACATCAACGTATGATGCTCCCATATTCATAATCCGCTCAATATTTCGGACTATTGCATTTTTTAATTCCTGGTTCATAATGACCTTTCTATCTAAGTTTTCAGTATCAATTACTATAATTTAATCAAATTAGTTGCTAATGCAATTAAATTATTTTCTAATTCTTTATCTAAACTTTTGTGACAGAGCTGGTTTGTTGTCTAGTATTAACTCGATTTCACTCATTATATCACAATTTAGTTTTTCTACAATTTGAGCAGACTTTAAATTTTCGATAAGCTGATTTTCAGTAGTAGCCCCAAGTATAACAGTACTTACATTTTTATTTTTCAGACACCAGGCAAGAGACATTTGAGTTAAAGAAACACCCAGTTTATCTGAAACTTTTTTAAGTTTTACAACTTTTTCCATATTTGCTATACCCTCTGGAGTTTCAAATCTGGAGCGTAACCATTCATATCCAGGTAATGTTAACCTACTGCCATCTGGAATTGCATCAATATATTTTCCAGTCAATAAACCACTTGCCAAAGGGCTCCAGATTGTAGTTCCTAGGCCAGGGAAATCGTAAAGCGGAAGGTACTCCCTTTCAATTTTATTTCTTTCAAACATATTGTACTGTGGTTGTTCCATTACCGGTGGGATTAAATGTTCTCTTCTAGCGATATGATAAGCTTCCATAATTTGCTCAGAACTCCACTCGCTAGTACCCCAATACATCGCTCTTCCGGAATTTACGATATATGTCATAGCCCTTACTGTCTCCTCAATTGGAGTATCATAATCAGGTCTATGGCAGAAAATCAGATCGACGTAATCAAGTTGCAACCTCTTCAAAGCTGCGGCTGTACCTTCTAGTATGTGTTTTCTGGATAGTCCAGTATCGTTTGGACCTTTTCCACCCCAGAAAATTTTAGTGGAAATCACAAGATCTGATCTTTTCCAACCAGCTTTTTTGATCACTTGTCCCATAATCTCTTCTGACATTCCGTTAGCATAAGCCTCGGCATTATCGAAAAAGTTGATTCCACTATCGTAAGCCGTTTTCATAATGGAAAAAGCTTTGTCAATGTCAAGCTGATTTCCAAAAGTTACCCATGATCCAAAAGAAAGTTCAGAAACTTTTAGACCTGTTTTTCCTAAAAATCTGTATTTCATGTTTACTCCTATATTTGATTATTCAGATTTGTGCTGTTATATTAGAATATTATTCAATTAGTGAGAGTGTTATGATTTTGTCAATAAAAACAATCATAAATATAATAATAATTTTCATTATCTCATGCACTTCAGTAGTTAAAAATCCGAATAAATCGAAATCAGTAAGTGCCGTACAAAAAACTTCTCCTAAAGTTAAAGAACTATTCAACAAAATAGCTCTTAATCAAAAAAGCCAAAATGATTTTGTTAAACTACAAACGACCTTTTCATTTGATAGGTTTATGATCTCTGTTATTTTACTTTGCTTTTAATTTTTTTTTTGCATATCTTAGCAGAAAGCAGCCAAAAAATGAGGGATAGATTATGAACGCTCTAGCTCAATTCAAAATGGAAATGTCCATATTGGAAGATTACGTGAACTCTCCAAAACTGTTCCATGAAGAGTTAGTAAATATGGCAAAATCAATTAGAACACTGGAAGGATTCAGAGAAGCATCTGAAGAATATTCCGTGGTTGAAACAATTGCTTACAATCTACAAACCTACCTTAAAAATAATGATGCACAGACATTGTCTATACTTAAGCAAAACGTCAGACAGTTTCTGAATGATACAAAAGGTAGTGTTATAGAATAGCAAAACATCTTACTGGTTTTCAGCTCCTGATTTGGAATATATTTCTTCAGGGGCTTTTTTATTTCTAAAAATTGTTTTTTTAATGAATTTCTTAAATATATATGTTATTTTTTGTAAGCTATAAGGAGTGATTATGTTTAAGAAATTAATATATTGTGTTTTGCTGTTTGCTCTAACTCTATATTGTGAAGATATCAGTAGTTCCGTTCAATATGGAAAAAAACTTTACGAAGAAAAATTGTATGATGTTGCGATTACTCAATTCACAACATTTATACAGAATAATCCAGCATCGACATATACACCGGAGGCTAGATACCTTCTTGCAGGTTGTTATAAGGCTATGAATGATCTTGAAAATAGAGAAAAACAGTTAAAGCAGATTTTATTGGACTTTCCTGAGACTGATTTTGGTTTGAAGGCAATAATTGATCTTGGTGAAATGTATAAAGATAAAGAAGACGGAAAAGCTGCAAGATATTTTTTACAAGCTAGAGAATATTTTCAAAACTCTGATCAGTTACCAAAAATTATATACCAAGCGATTGTCCTTTTGAATAAATCAAACGATACAAAATCTGCATTAGATCAAATTTCATTTATGAAGTCTAATTTTCCTGTAAATGATTTTACATATAGAAGTAGAGTGATTGAAGCAGAAATTTATAGAACTACTCAAAACTTCCAGAAAGGTGAGTATATTTATAAAAGTATCTTACCTGTTTTAAAAAGTGATGATATAAAATCTGAAATTATCTATAATTATGGACTTTTTTTAAAGAATTCTGGAATGTACAGTACTGCAAGAGTTGAATTTTCAAAAGTTTTGGATGGGTTTTCTCCGAAAGTAGAATTCTATATTCCTGCTGCACTAGAGTTTTCAGACTTAGCTTTAAAAGAAAAAATGTACAATGGAGTATATAATCTTCTGATCAAGCTTCAAAATGTTCCTGAAAAATATCAAGCTGATTTTTACTATTATTTAGGAATTTGTCAAATGAGCAGAGGTGAGTTTAGCTCATCATATACTACACTAATGAAATCATTTGACTTGAATAAAAATTCTTCAATTTTAATAAATGCTTCAATTGCACTTAAAAGTAATGGAGAATTCAAAAATGCAGCAGAAAATATACTTAACAATATTGACCAACTTTCAGAAAATGATAAAAAAAGTGCTCTTTTTATGGCTGCTGATATCTATAAAGCAGGTGGACTTTTAAATGAAGCTATTACTGTTTTTAGAGAATATTATGTAAATTACCCAAGTGATGAAAAAAGTGAGTTAACAGCTTTTATAATTGGCAAAACATACTATGAGTCAAAAGATTTCGAATCTTCATATGACGAGCTTTTCAATTTTGTAAAAAACTATCCTTCTTCAGAATATATAGATGATGCTTACTTTTATTTAGCAGAATCAGCAATGAAAATGGGTGATTATGATGCTCTTTATTATGCTAAATCTCTAAAATATTTCAAATACTTAACTGACAGATTTCCTGCATCTGATTTCTATCAACTTTCAAATCAAAGGATTAATTATCTGAATAATTACAAAATAAAAGGTGATAATATTTTAGATAAATTGGCTGAAGTGACTTTAGGAAAATCTGATGAAAATTCTAAACTAAGTTTTATTTTTTATGAATTGAAGAATTATAATTTAGCTAAACAAATTTCCGAAAAAATGATTGATGTTGGTATAAATAAAGATGAAATCAATTATATTTATGCCATTTCTACAGCTAGAACAGATGACTCAAACAAGCAAGAACTTGAAAAGAGTCAGGAAATTTTAACGAGATTCATTTCTGGTGATTATGATAGAAAGAAAATTATAAATGCCTTTTTTGTTAGAGAAGAAATTGTAAGAAGACTCTACCCTAGTAGTGATATTAAATCCTTGATTCAAGATCTCGAACTGGAAGCTATTGGTAAAAATATAGATGATAAAGATGGATCTATTTTTTACAATTATTGTCAGAACATGATTTTAGGTAATGACGATCCTGATAGAGTGATAAAGTTTTGTGATAATTATCTATCTAAATATCCTACTAGTATCTATTCAGAGGAAGTTAAATTTATCAAAGGAACTGTATTTGATAAAAATGGGAATAGAGATCTAGCTAGCATGATTTTCGAGGAAATTATAAAAAAGAACAGTGGTCGAGCTTCTTTTCTAGCCTTAAATAAATTAGTAGATTATGCTCGTAATGCTGATGATGTTGCAGATTACGCTTCTAGAATAGAAAGAGATTATTACTACACAACTTTAGCATCTAAAACTGGTGAAATTATTGCTGATGCAATGGTGAAAAAGGGTGATTACAGGAGAGCCATTGAACTTTATACGAAAGAGCTCGAAAAGATTTCTGGTGATACAGAATTTGGATTTAACCTTTTATCTGATAGAGGGTTAAACGAAAAACTAGGTAATCTTTATCTCAAGATAGAGGATTATGCTAAAGCTGAAATGTATTTAAAAGAAGCCTATACTCTTGTTTCTGATCCTGATAATTCCACAAGGATATTGAAATCTTTATCTCAAGTTTATGAGAAAAGTGAAAACCTGTCAGCTTTGAAAGTTGCTTTATCTGAAATTTCTCGACTAAATGAAGGTGCTGGGGCGTACGAAAGTGACATGGTTCTTGCTGATATCGAGTTTAATAATAAAAATTATAAAGCTGCATTGGATATCTACTATAGAGCACAGAAAGATCCTGAAGCATCTAAGGATAGCAATCTTCAATTCAAAATTGTAAAAACTCTCTTTAGATTGAACAATGATGTTGAAGCAGAAAAAGCATACAAATTAGTAAAAAATATTGAGGATGAAGTAAAAGCTGAATACTTCCTTGAAAAAGGAAATAGTTTTCTTAGAAAAAAATCTTGGGATAAAGCATTGGACAGCTATGAAGATCTTTTAGATATAAAATCGACTTTTATTGGTGATGGTCTTTATGGTAAGGCATTGGTTTATTACAATATAGGCAAGAAAGATCAAGCATTTGAGATATGGAAAGAGATTGTTGATAAGTATCCTGGCTCTGGAATTTTTGTGGAAACAAACTATTATTTAGGCTCTATTTACTTAAATCAAGAAAAACAGGATATGGCAATAGCCTCACTTCAAAATGTAATTAATTATCCTAGAGAACATGAGCTTAAAGTTTTCGCATATAGACAACTAATTGACCTTTACAAAAAACTTGAATTTTACGATGCTGCCTTGAAGCTACTTCGTGATTATGTTGAACTCTACCCTGATAATGATGATATCTTTGATAAACGTATAGATATTGGTGTTATATTGCAAAAAAATAAAGAGTTTGACAGTGCTTTAGATTATCTTGAAAAGCTTAAACCTGAAACTAGCGGTGAAAATGAATTAGCAGTACAATTTTATATAGCTGAAACATTTATGCTGAAAAGAGATTTTAGAAGGGCTATCTCAGAGTTTTTAAAAGTAAAATTTGCAATGATAAATAATACTCCTTATGACTGGAAAATTACTGCTGTTTATAAAGCTGCACAATGTTACGAACAATTGGGTGAGAATGATAAGGCCCTTGCTCTATATGAGGAAATTCTACAGAAATACAGTTCTGATACCAAATATGGAAAACAAGCAGTAAAAAGTATTGAAAAATTAAAAAACAATATGGAATAGTGTAATGAATGATAGTAGAATTATTAAAGTTGGTTCGATAATTGATATTTACGACATACCTGTTTTTGAAAAACATCTTAAGGTCTATAGAGAGAATAATATTAAACCAAAAATGTCAGCAATACTAACTTCTGACGATGCAGGTTCTGTTTCATATATGAAGGGAATTGCAAGATTTTGTAAAAAATGGAATGTTGATTTTGAAAGTTTTACAGTTTCTAATTCAGATGAACTGGAAAGTTTGATATTTAACTTAAACAAGTCAGAAACAAATGGAATTATGGTAATGTACCCTTCTGGTTTTGATAAGAAAGATACTTTTTTCATGAATTTAGTTGATCCAGAAAAAGACCTTGAAGGATTAAATACAGCAAATTTAGGCTATCTTGTTCAATTTGAGAAGTTTAGAGATGCATCAGGCTTGCGTAAATATGTCATTCCTCCAACAGCAAAAGGAATATTATATATTTTTAAAAGAAATTATACTTATTTTGAAGAACATAAAGAAAGATTTGGTATTTATCCTGAAAGTCAAACCACTAATCCTTACCAAATTGAAGGCAAAAGGATTACGATAATTAATGATTCATTGGCAGTTGGGAGATCTCTTGCTTTAATGATGTTAAATGAAGCAGCATCAGTACAAGTTTGTCATAAATATACACCATTTGAAGATATTTTAAAGTTTGTTTCACAATCAGATATAATTGTTTCTGCCGTTCCATCTTCTAAGTTTGTACTTCCTACTTCAATTGTTCCTGAAAATGCTATAGTTATTGACATCTCTTTTGAAGGAAATTTCGAGTATCCAGAAATTATTGATAAAGTTTATAAAATTGCTCCTCGTTGGGATCTTGTAAAAAAAGGCGACAGGATCAATGATATTACTTTGTATCGATTGATTAGCAATCTCTTTTATCTTGTGAATCTAAAACTAAATGAAGAAATTCTTGAGAAGATATATGGAGAATAGAAGCCTCTAGAATGTCCTATTATTTATAACTGATAAATTATATGACAATTTAATAGAATAGAGTAAATTATTTTGTTTTTCAGTTACTATAAAAAAGAAAACAATATCTTCTTGTTGAGGGTTTCTAAGGAATGAAGGAGAATTAATCTTTCTATCAAATTTCATCATTTATCACTCTGTATATTTTCAAAATTTTGTAATAAACAATTATCCATTCACCATTTAATAAAAAAATTATAAAAAAATGAACTTTAGTAAGTTTTAACGTGTTAAACAATCAGAAGCAACAAATTCATACCTCCTCCAAAAATTTGAGCCCCGAAATCGGGGCTCAAGTATTTAAATCTGGAAGATTAAAGATTATCATCAATTAGTTTATCAAGGTATTCTTCAAGCTTATTGGACTCAATCAAGTTGAAGGGTTAAATGACTATTTTATTTCCCAAATGAAGCTGATTCTGGTCAATCATTAGAAAAAAGAATGACCATTTTATAAAATTTTAAGAACAATAATGTATTTATATAAGTGCTTTTATAATTATATGATATCAGCTCCAAAATGAACTGGGAAATGTTAATTAATATTTAAAAAAAAGGGGCGTACACCCCTTTTTTTATACTATTCCATTTCCATCTTTTTTACCCACTCACCACTAACTCTTTTCTCAAAAGTTAATTTTCCATCAACAACTGAGACTCTCCAATTACCATCAGTTCCACTATCGCCAAAATAGAAAGCATTTTCTACTTCAGCGTCGCCTTTAACTTCAAGATTATGATTTGGAGTACTAGTATTTATTCCAACTTTAGCATCAGGTCTAAGACACAATGTATTCGAAGGAGAGTTAGGATAAATTCTAAAGGGTAATTGTGAGCCTGATGTCACATCTCTAATAAAAAAATTTGTTTCATTTCCTACAACATCCCAAGTATAATCTCCCCACCCACCAGAATTATTCTGCTGGAGTCTTAATCCTGGAGAATTACTTGAATTTATATGTAGATCCAAAACAGGTGCATTTGTATTGATTCCAATTCTTGAATTAGAACTTACAAATAATGCATTATTTTTTGCTCCTGCCATGATTTTGAAAACAGATGTTCCTTTCGTAACATCATCAATAGCGAAATAATTACTTCCTCCACTCTCTGAATCATTTATCGTTATTCTCCAATCATTTGCAGCAAAACCACTGGTAGCACTTGTGTCATCAAAAAAAATACGAAGATTATTTTCTTTCAAAACAAAAGTATCATAGCCAAACACGTACCCATCAAGCATATCCACACCAATTCCTAAACTACTCTTAACAATTAAATCTTCAGCTATTACTTGAGCTTTAGCAGGATCTCCTTTTTGAAGAGCTTTTTTTATGCTAAAAGCATCGGAGTCATAATATTGTGCAGATAGATTCAATGCAACTATTAGAAATGATAGAAAAAACAGTACTTTTCTCATTTTTCCCTCTTTATTTGAATTTCATTATTATCTTTATTGTCATTCCAAATCCCAACAACTCCTTTCAAAGTCCCTCCAATTCTAATATCACTTTCTCCTGAAATAGAAGGAGTTTGGATATTTACTGGAGCATCATTAACAGGAAGTACTTTTACATTTATAATAGCTAACTGTTGGCTTTTCGTTAAATTTGATTTTCTAATTTTTCCTATTTTGGTCTTTTCTAAGTATTCATATGTAAGTGTAATATTTATATCCCCAAAAGCATTCTGCTCAGGAGTCATACTAATTGACCATTCTGTTCCACTACCTGAAAGTATAATCTTTGTATTTTTTAAAATAGTTTGATCGTTTGAATTTGCATACAATTGAACTGTGTTAACATCATCATCGTTATCAGATATCTCAAAGTTTTCAGTTCTTTGGGAATCTTCATTAAACTGGATTACTCCTAAATCTGTCATCATGAGTGGATCATTGTGATAAGAACCTGTTAGCCAAAAAATATCATTTTCAATATCATTGTATTCCACGCTATGATCAATATTAAATTTTTGAGCACTTTTTAAATCTGTTCCATCATATATTGTAGCTTTTAGGTAGTTCTCCTCTCCGTGTAT
This genomic window from Candidatus Delongbacteria bacterium contains:
- a CDS encoding aldo/keto reductase yields the protein MKYRFLGKTGLKVSELSFGSWVTFGNQLDIDKAFSIMKTAYDSGINFFDNAEAYANGMSEEIMGQVIKKAGWKRSDLVISTKIFWGGKGPNDTGLSRKHILEGTAAALKRLQLDYVDLIFCHRPDYDTPIEETVRAMTYIVNSGRAMYWGTSEWSSEQIMEAYHIARREHLIPPVMEQPQYNMFERNKIEREYLPLYDFPGLGTTIWSPLASGLLTGKYIDAIPDGSRLTLPGYEWLRSRFETPEGIANMEKVVKLKKVSDKLGVSLTQMSLAWCLKNKNVSTVILGATTENQLIENLKSAQIVEKLNCDIMSEIELILDNKPALSQKFR
- a CDS encoding tetratricopeptide repeat protein — encoded protein: MFKKLIYCVLLFALTLYCEDISSSVQYGKKLYEEKLYDVAITQFTTFIQNNPASTYTPEARYLLAGCYKAMNDLENREKQLKQILLDFPETDFGLKAIIDLGEMYKDKEDGKAARYFLQAREYFQNSDQLPKIIYQAIVLLNKSNDTKSALDQISFMKSNFPVNDFTYRSRVIEAEIYRTTQNFQKGEYIYKSILPVLKSDDIKSEIIYNYGLFLKNSGMYSTARVEFSKVLDGFSPKVEFYIPAALEFSDLALKEKMYNGVYNLLIKLQNVPEKYQADFYYYLGICQMSRGEFSSSYTTLMKSFDLNKNSSILINASIALKSNGEFKNAAENILNNIDQLSENDKKSALFMAADIYKAGGLLNEAITVFREYYVNYPSDEKSELTAFIIGKTYYESKDFESSYDELFNFVKNYPSSEYIDDAYFYLAESAMKMGDYDALYYAKSLKYFKYLTDRFPASDFYQLSNQRINYLNNYKIKGDNILDKLAEVTLGKSDENSKLSFIFYELKNYNLAKQISEKMIDVGINKDEINYIYAISTARTDDSNKQELEKSQEILTRFISGDYDRKKIINAFFVREEIVRRLYPSSDIKSLIQDLELEAIGKNIDDKDGSIFYNYCQNMILGNDDPDRVIKFCDNYLSKYPTSIYSEEVKFIKGTVFDKNGNRDLASMIFEEIIKKNSGRASFLALNKLVDYARNADDVADYASRIERDYYYTTLASKTGEIIADAMVKKGDYRRAIELYTKELEKISGDTEFGFNLLSDRGLNEKLGNLYLKIEDYAKAEMYLKEAYTLVSDPDNSTRILKSLSQVYEKSENLSALKVALSEISRLNEGAGAYESDMVLADIEFNNKNYKAALDIYYRAQKDPEASKDSNLQFKIVKTLFRLNNDVEAEKAYKLVKNIEDEVKAEYFLEKGNSFLRKKSWDKALDSYEDLLDIKSTFIGDGLYGKALVYYNIGKKDQAFEIWKEIVDKYPGSGIFVETNYYLGSIYLNQEKQDMAIASLQNVINYPREHELKVFAYRQLIDLYKKLEFYDAALKLLRDYVELYPDNDDIFDKRIDIGVILQKNKEFDSALDYLEKLKPETSGENELAVQFYIAETFMLKRDFRRAISEFLKVKFAMINNTPYDWKITAVYKAAQCYEQLGENDKALALYEEILQKYSSDTKYGKQAVKSIEKLKNNME
- a CDS encoding bifunctional 5,10-methylenetetrahydrofolate dehydrogenase/5,10-methenyltetrahydrofolate cyclohydrolase, with product MNDSRIIKVGSIIDIYDIPVFEKHLKVYRENNIKPKMSAILTSDDAGSVSYMKGIARFCKKWNVDFESFTVSNSDELESLIFNLNKSETNGIMVMYPSGFDKKDTFFMNLVDPEKDLEGLNTANLGYLVQFEKFRDASGLRKYVIPPTAKGILYIFKRNYTYFEEHKERFGIYPESQTTNPYQIEGKRITIINDSLAVGRSLALMMLNEAASVQVCHKYTPFEDILKFVSQSDIIVSAVPSSKFVLPTSIVPENAIVIDISFEGNFEYPEIIDKVYKIAPRWDLVKKGDRINDITLYRLISNLFYLVNLKLNEEILEKIYGE
- a CDS encoding TldD/PmbA family protein, with product MNQELKNAIVRNIERIMNMGASYVDVRFHEADNSETLVIYDGNLEGNDTTYECGVGVRVLFGGAWGFAATSNLLDVESCFDRAYQNSSTASKLVKVPLSMGKKPAHKSAFKSPVEIDPFTVPLKDKLDFLVNLDNQIKEDWIVRRYAMANFQKKKVHFFNSEGTEFERDLSNTFASMSIMALDSDGQIQERSCELFTTGKGTRGWEMLTNPELFAGHADRIKSELSQLIKADSLEYGKRSVILLPGQGYLQVHETIGHPLELDRILGYELSYAGGSFVNLDSFGKLQYGSEKLNVSAFGGIENSPGSFGFDDEGSPERNYMLIEKGKLVNCLTSRAMINEANERAGRQVFTESGGAARATAFYRAPIDRMTNVNIEPGNDGTLEDIIANTENGIVVDNPVSWSIGSNREHFHFGCEIAWEIKDGKRTRILKNPTYQGHTIEFYNNLSAVGDERTWMVGQVNNCGKGEPNQVMQLGHGIPVVKFDNVITGEKE